In bacterium, the sequence TTCCAGGAAGTGACGCAAAAGCAGCGAATTCACATGACCATTCCTGTGGTCTTAGTGGGTACGCCAAAAGCAGTTGCAACTGGAGCCGGTATGCTTCTCCAAACATTCGAGCATATTGACGTAACCATTCAAGCCACCTCAGCGCCGGAGCATATCGAAGTTGATGTCTCAGAGATGGAATTAGACCACGCGCTCCATATATCCGACATCGTCCTACCCGAAGGCGCGGTTTCTAACACTCCTCCCGAAACAGTTATCGCGACTCTAACACTTCCTAAGGCAAGAACTGAAGAGACAACAGAAGCTGAAGCTCCTGCTGTGACCCCTGCTGCCGAATAATAATATTTCAAAGAGTTCCGGCAAGTTGCCGGAACTCTTTTTTATTAGTGCATCTCTTTATCGCCAAGCAGCGTTTGAAGGTAGTTGAGTTGGCCGAAGTGATAAGTTGTGTTCCAATAATGCATCATCATAATATCGGCCATCGAGCGCACCATGCCTCCGCCGAAGGGAAGCACGATGGTATGCTGAAGATCTGAGTCGGGGAACTCGCGGATAGCCTTATACAACTCTTCGCTGTTATTACGGCAAATTTCTTCACATTCCTCCAACGTCTCCCACTTGCTTCGCTCTTCGATGGCTTTTACCATCACATCATGTGTAAAAGGCGGCATCTGACGAGTTAGAAGCATTGGCACTGCGATAAGAGGGAATTGCGCGCACTCTTGCAAAATACTCAAAGTGCTACGGCCGTTATCCATCGGTTTCCAATTCAGTTTATCCTCTGGAACCGCTCTGGCAGTTCGAAACAGGTCTTCCACTGCGCGTTCGGTAGTTTGGATGACATAATCTTGAAATCGCATACGAGCCTCCTTGTCCAATTACAAATAGTGTATCAGATTGGTACAATAACGGCAAGTATGAAATTAAAGGAAAAATATGCGCGAACTTAATTGCGACATTTTAATTGCCGGTGGTGGGACTGGCGGTACGGCTGCAGCCCTGCATGCGGCTCATTTAGGAAGTAAAGTGATTCTTCTTGAGGAAACTGATTGGCTGGGCGGTCAATTAACGGCTCAAGGAGTATCGGCGCTGGATGAGCACCCCCATATCGAGTATTTCGGCGCCACACAAAGCTATTATCAGCTTCGAAATGCCATCCGGCAGCATTATGCCCGCGAGTACCGGCTTGCCCCGCGAGCTTATGACAGACCCGAATTCAACCCCGGCAACTGTTGGGTCACAAAATGTGCATTCGAGCCGACTGTCGCGGTCGCGAAAATCAAAGAGATGTTGGCTCCCTTAAAAGATAAGTTGGACATAATATATTTCGCCCAGGTTATCGAACTCAAAATGCAAGGCGACCGGATTGAGTCAGCCTTAATTCGACTTGCCGGCTCAACGGAAGAAGTCATTAAGGTCAAGGCTAGTTGCTTTATTGACGCCACCGAGCTTGGTGATCTGCTGCCCCTTGCTGATGCTGAGTATGTGCTGGGACGCGAAAGCAAAGCGGAGACCGGCGAACCCGATGCCTACGATACGCCCGATCCCGACTGCATCCAAAGCTTTACTTTCCCTTTCATCGTCGAATGGCGGCCAGGCGATAACCACACGATCGAAAAGCCCATCGACTATGAGGCGCTCAAAACGCTACAACGATACAGCTTCAAAGACAACGTAATCGAGGACCTTTTTGAAGGCCAGTGGTCGCTTTGGACCTACCGGCGACTGCTCGCTGCAGAGAACTTCGATGACGCGAGCATCCCGTTTGATGTGTGCTTAATAAACACTGCCAGTAATGATTATCGCGGCCCGGCTGCGCTTGGTAAATCACCTGAAGAAGCTGCGCGAGTTCTGGCTGAAGCCCGCCGAGCCTCCCTTGGCTACCTCTATTGGATGCAAACGGAAGCTCCTCGCAGTGATGGCAAGGGCTTCGGTTATCCCGAGTTAAAGCTCCGAAAAGACCTATTAGGAACCGACGACGGCATCTCCAAAACCGCTTACTTCCGAGAATCGCGAAGAATGAAGACATTGGATACGATAAAGGAGCAGGATGTGGTCGTCAGGGATGGCAACGGCAATCTACTCAACCCCGGCCCACGCGCTAAAGAATGTTGGGATACAGTTGGTATCGGCTGGTACAACCTTGATTGCCATCGTTCGGCAACAGGTGATCCGGGACGTTATTGGCCTACCCGCCCCTTCCAAATCCCATTAGGCGCCCTTATCCCAGTGCGCATCGAAAATTTAATCCCAGCCTGCAAAAACATCGGCACTACCCATCTTTCCAACGGTTGCTACCGATTACACCCAGTAGA encodes:
- a CDS encoding FAD-dependent oxidoreductase, whose product is MRELNCDILIAGGGTGGTAAALHAAHLGSKVILLEETDWLGGQLTAQGVSALDEHPHIEYFGATQSYYQLRNAIRQHYAREYRLAPRAYDRPEFNPGNCWVTKCAFEPTVAVAKIKEMLAPLKDKLDIIYFAQVIELKMQGDRIESALIRLAGSTEEVIKVKASCFIDATELGDLLPLADAEYVLGRESKAETGEPDAYDTPDPDCIQSFTFPFIVEWRPGDNHTIEKPIDYEALKTLQRYSFKDNVIEDLFEGQWSLWTYRRLLAAENFDDASIPFDVCLINTASNDYRGPAALGKSPEEAARVLAEARRASLGYLYWMQTEAPRSDGKGFGYPELKLRKDLLGTDDGISKTAYFRESRRMKTLDTIKEQDVVVRDGNGNLLNPGPRAKECWDTVGIGWYNLDCHRSATGDPGRYWPTRPFQIPLGALIPVRIENLIPACKNIGTTHLSNGCYRLHPVEWAIGQAAGTIAHFSLEETASLKAIYEDRSKVKDLQRTLLAWGAPLYWYVDVPIGDEVFSIIQQLAIEGRFKKDPAPDLRFRPDDPLTLEEALIWGNKDLTDMPRRYAAMDLGFDL
- a CDS encoding 50S ribosomal protein L25 gives rise to the protein MDRPQIPVFERTGNKPKVMRNEGFIPIALSRQDKDALSLQAKATDLAIALRAVGTSGVVELVEDTEAGGKFLCIAREIQRHPISHKLLNVSFQEVTQKQRIHMTIPVVLVGTPKAVATGAGMLLQTFEHIDVTIQATSAPEHIEVDVSEMELDHALHISDIVLPEGAVSNTPPETVIATLTLPKARTEETTEAEAPAVTPAAE